A genomic segment from Pseudomonadota bacterium encodes:
- a CDS encoding response regulator — MAKIKILIVEDDSISRELLSDFLADLGDVEVAAHGKEAISAVEKTLESGRPYDLICLDIMMPEVDGLAVLKTIREMERRKGLHSGNRSKVIMTSALSEKAVVIAAAQADCDAYLVKPLTHTLLFAKIREVGLPVSE; from the coding sequence ATGGCAAAAATAAAAATCCTGATCGTTGAAGACGATTCGATCTCCCGGGAGTTATTAAGTGATTTTCTTGCCGATCTCGGGGACGTCGAGGTTGCCGCCCATGGTAAAGAGGCCATTTCGGCGGTCGAAAAGACTCTGGAGAGCGGGCGCCCTTACGATCTCATCTGCCTCGACATCATGATGCCGGAAGTCGACGGCCTGGCCGTCCTCAAAACGATCCGGGAAATGGAAAGGCGGAAAGGATTGCATTCCGGCAACAGGTCTAAAGTGATCATGACCTCGGCCCTGTCTGAAAAAGCGGTCGTAATCGCAGCCGCCCAGGCGGACTGCGATGCCTACCTTGTCAAGCCGCTCACCCACACGCTGCTTTTTGCCAAAATCCGCGAGGTCGGGTTACCGGTTTCGGAATAG